The sequence AGGTGTTAGCTGGCATGGGGAGTGCTGACTCAGTCCTCATGTGCCCTGCAAAGGTCGTCCGTTGCAACCTTGGCCCTGAATGTGATGGTGTTGGAAGATGGGTGTGTGGGAAGTGATTGATgtgttccgttcagttcagttcagtctctcagtcatgtctgactctttgtgatctcatggactgaagcacaccaggcttccctttccatcaccaactcctggagcttggtcaagctcatgtccattgagttggtgatgctttttaacgatctcatcctctctagtccccttctcctcctgccttcaatctttcccagcatcagagtcttttccaaggactcaattcttcacgtcaggtggccaaagtattgaaacttcagcttcagcatcattccttccaaagaataatcaggactaatttcttttaggattgactggtttgacctccttgctgtccaagtgactctcaagactcttttccaacaccacagttcaaaagcatctattctttggcactcagcttcccaCCTGAGCTTCTGGACAGACCTGGGAACACCTGCGATGAGTGGTAAGGGATGAGGGAAGGTGTGGAGAAGGGCGACCTGGGGAGGAAGGAATTGGGGGACAGTGAGGGGTCTGGGcctggagaggtgggaggggcgcggtGGAGAGGGTTGGGTCCCCTCCTCAACCGGTTGTGCCCCCCACAGGAGTCCCCCCCCCCACTGACTTTAGTAGGCAGGAGGGGATGGAAGGGAATCCTATTCCTCAGAGGctccaaagtgaaagtcactcagtcatgtaaaactatacagtccatggaattctccaggccagaatactggagtgggtagcctttccttctccaggggatcatcccaatcgaggaattgaatccaggtctcccacattgcaggtggattctttaccagttgagccaccagggaaatccaaggatactggagtgggtagcctttcctttctccaggggatcttcctgacccaggagtcgaaccggggtctcctgcattgaaggcagattttttaccaactgagccatcagggaagccctgggctgaCGAGACGCTGAGGGAGGGAACGCAGTTCAGCCCCTGGGCCTGGGGGAGGCATCAGCTGGTGAAGGCAGGTGACCCCGGGTGACACCCGTCACAAGGCAGATATCTTTGTGTGGTGTTTCCAAGCTagaaaaagacaaagcaaatgACAGGGGGTAACAGCTTCTTCCCTGTCCCTGGCCAATGTTTGGTTCCCTTGGGACCTCGGGGTGATGCCGTGCAGGCCAGAGGGTCCaggcccagagaagggagaagctGGGGAGCCGGTCACCACTGAGGCctcttcagcaccagtcctgaCACACCGCTCACCCCACACTCTCCATGCATACCTGTCTTCCACACTTCAGCCCGTTACACACACAAGCCCCCTTGGTGTCCACACTGCCCTCCGTCACCCACAGCCCCCCTGACTCTCCAGCCTCCCACACAGCCCCCCTCACACGCacgtgctccccacacaggcttcACGCTTCTGACTCGTATCCTTCCACCCTTGCGCACATCACCCGTCCTGAAACTGTCCGTGCAGGTCTCCTCACACCCGCTTCCCTCCgtgcacaccccaccccccaccccacacacttCCTTTCACACACAAGTGCCCGCTTGCCTGCCCCACTGGCTCTCCACTCTCTGCAAAGTCACACCGCGTTCCCCTCCCTCAGGGACCCTGGCTTCCTCACATGTCTGCACACAAGCTTCACACAAATTCCACACAGAAGGCTCCCGTCTACTTCTGCTGCCATCCAGAAACTTCCCCCTCATGGCCATTTCCCTTcactctcttcctcctctctgggTCCCCAAGGGATCCCCTCCAGGGCCCTCTGCATACGCATACTGTCCACTCCCCTTCTGCCCCAGGCTCACCTgtccacagtcacacacacacacacacacacaccaagggtCCCAGCATTCTCACACACTAGTTGTGACTGCTACCTACATATCCAACACACTCTTCCCAGCATTCCCTGACTCTCTTCACATTCACCTTCCTATCACAAATTAGTGTCACTGCCCCACACAATCTAagtgggaaatggcagcccactccagcattcctgcctggagaatcccatggatggaggagccgggagggctacagtgcacagggtcgcaaagcgtcagacatgactgagcagctaacacagtcactcctctctccttccctcctcctctcacgcataccctctctctctgtctctctcaggcACATACACAGTCACACTGACCAGTTCTCCCCAAGATACTGGGCCTCCCAGCTGCCCCAAAGCCACACACAGCTCGGGTGGTTCTGGGAAGGGGCTGGCTGCCAGGACTCCGCCCCAGGGCTGAGGCAGGAATTTTTGGTCTCTGTCTGGGTCCAACCTGGAATCGTGCCTTCTCCTTTTTAATGCTCCAGCCCCATATCTAAAACTACTCACCACACATGCTCCTACTGGCATACAGACCCGAGCCCCCACGGACAGTCACCTTCATGCATTAATCAAACTAAAATGAACGTTTGTGTGTTGTGCTAAATAGAAATCCTCCTTTAGTTACAGGATTAGCCACTTCCCCCATTTCATGTATTGCATCGCTGCTGTTTCCTACCTCGTCTACTAGGTGTCACTTTTTAGACATCCCTGGGTCTGTTTCTTGGCTCTTTTCTAAAACTTTTCTAGAACTTTTCTAATACTTCTCTCTAAAACTCTTTTCTAAAACTGctctcctgccttccttcttGCTCACCAGTTCCCTTTGTGCTGGGAATGCAGCTTAAGCCCCCGCAAGCTTGCTTGGGACAGTGAAGTCGTCATAAAGAATTACCTCAAGCGCTGTGGCTTGAAACAAccaaaatttattctttcaagGTTGTGAGggttagaagtctgaaatcaagatgtcGGTAGGGCCCTCTCTGAAGGCTCTAAGGGAGGCTCCATCTTGTCTCTTCCTGACTACTGGTGgttgcatggagaaggaaatggcaacccaccccagtattcttgcctggagaatccatggacagaggagcctggtgggctgcagtccatggggccgcaaagaggcggacacgaccgAGGTACCGTGCACAGCTCTGTGGTTCCCGGAACCCCTTGGCGTTGCGGAGCTCCTGTCTATTTCTGTCTTTCCATGACACTCTTCTCGTGGGTGTTGTCTTCCTGTATCCATCTCTTCTATCCATGTCCACATTTCTCTCTCCTGGTAAAGGCACCAGTCACTGGATTAGAGGCCACCCTAATCCACCCTGGCCTCACCTTGGTTGGATTACATCTGCACACACCCTATTTCCAGGTGAGGTCTCCTTGAGCccctaaaataaagaattttcaaTAAACATTCATGTGATTCTCATTGGGCAAAAAAGGTACAATGTATAATTGAATTCTTTGCATCACTGAATATATTCCTTACAGGAGAAAACTTCAAGTTTTGTCTAGACATTACTGAAAACTGAAAGGTTAAACTTTTTTCTGATGCTGTCTTCTTCTCATCCTGGTATGAATGTATGAGCTCAAACATCCTTTTGGTTTGAGCATTGTTTTAGGTGTTTCTGAAGTCAGCAGTGTTCTCTGTTAACGAGTTCAGTGTAGTCACCCTTTCTAAGTGGGAAATATTAATGCAAGAGttaattctcttcagttttgctGTGCATGAGCTACTTTAGAGCACCTGATAAGGGTCCATCTAGGTGGTGGATAGTCCTTTAAATAATATCTTTTCCAGTTTGCATAATTTCCTGGTTGCAAGTCATGGAACATCTAATCTTCATCCGTAAATTATTAAGATTTAGAATCAAGCTTAGAATGTCTTTTTAATAACtcagtaaagggcttccctggtggctccttggtaatgaatctgcctgctaatgcaggagacatgagttcagtccctgtcccggaagatcccacatgctgcaaatcaACTAAGCTCATGGACCACGAGTACTGAGGCTGTGCTCGGGAGCCTGGgagtcgcaactactgagcctgtgtgcccaactcctgaagcccgcaGTCTGGAGCCTGCGCTCTGCTACCAGAAAATCCACCACAGTGAGCTGCTCTTGCACCGTAACTAGAgagcagcaactagagaaagcccacacacagcaatgaggacccagcacagccaaaaataaatacatcttaaaaaaataattcagttaaaCTTCACATAATGTAACACAACAAACAGGAGTACCAcaccatatatattcttttgtgtcCAGCACTTGCCTCTCAAATCCTTTTTATGAGGCTTCTATGGTTTTATTGcggtaatttattttttatttattgggtTACATTGTTCCATTTATGCCTAGATCACACTTTATCCTTTCTTCTGTCCTGGATACATTTTTACACATTAACATGTCACTATGTTAATACATGTATTAATCTACATGATAATTTAACTGGTAGACTCATACTTTTGTGTACATCTAAGCAGTTAGCACTTGATTATGGTTTCTGTGTATGTATTAGTCTGCTAGGTCTCTAAAGAAAAGCTATTGTTCTATACTCAGAACATGAAACATGACACCAAAATGTGGGTTTTAGAAAGTCTGCTCCAGGAACCAGGACTCCGACCAAACGTATACTTCCTACTGTATCACAATACAGACTGTAACCACACACCACCGACTAAGTGGTTTCAACAAGATTCTGGAGGTGAGGATTTTATCACATGGATTAAGAAGAACACATTCAGCCCATAAAAGCATGTGGTAACTTAACTATCCATGAAAGAGAGTGTGAACACATAAATTATGTCTCATTAAATCATAATTTATCCATAATGTATTATCTtattaagagaatttttaaaatgccaccCACTGCCCCCTGCCCCAATTCCACCCCACATGAAGGGAAGTCTGATGGAAAGAATAGAACTCGAAGTCTTAACTGATTGTGAGCAAATATTTGACTTTTGCAAATCCTCAAAATGACCAAGTCAATACATGTTAAGGGCCCATCAACAGTCGTGGAACGTGAAGGAATTCTTAAGCATGAGCTTCTTTAGCTTCTTGTTACACCTCACTCTGAGTAGAAGGTAGTATATTCGATCAACAGCCAGACTGTCATCAAGGGTTAGTTTTTGGCACCCAGAGTTGGTTTAACATTGTACCTTCTCATAGTCCAGGGAGAAACATCCAGATGATGGAATAGCTGTTAGAACATTGGGGGAAATGTTGAACTAGATGATGCTatcatcagagaagaaaaggtttTTTTCATCAAAGGGCTGGGAAAGCCTGAGTAAGGTCTCAGGacaacaccccaccccaccacgtCTACATCTTGTACCCGGTGCCTCCACAGGAGAAGACACTTGTCTTCACTCCCACTCCCACTGCACTGTCCTGCTGCCCACACCAGCCTCTTCTACCccaacaacagagtggttcccaACCCTACAGGGAAGTGTGGGGGCCCAAGACAAAGACAGAACATCATCTAGGTAAAGATGGGTCCAATGGACAGGGCCTTGGTGAGACCCGAGGTTCACCTCTCCCAAGTCCTGACAAGAACAAACCTGCCTAGGAGCCAGAGGCCAGCTGGCTCCTCACCTGCTGTGGTCCCTGATTTCTTCATAAGATTCATGATGATGAAGCAATTAGAACTAACTGGGTGATGATCAATAGGATGATGCAAGTGACCAATTGGATGGATGCAGACTGGCTGATATCTGGGGCCATTATTAGTGGTTctaaagtgaaaaagcaaaagcCTTGTCAAATCTAAGAATACACCTTCCTCAGCACCTGCTGTCCTTAGAAAGCACACGTTCCCCATATAGTTACTGACTTATGAGAAGTCACTGTTCAGTTCCAGGTGTGGAAAGATGAATGGGCTTGTGCTCTGTCTTCGTGGAGCTAATATTTCTCCTGAgttgtgttagtcgttcagtcatgtccgaaacTTCGCGAgctcatggactatagaccaccaggctcctctgtctatgggattctccaggcaagaatactggagtgggttgccacttcctactccaggggatcttcccaacctaggaatcgaacccgggtctcctgccttgcaggcagattctttactctgagTCACTGGGACAGCAAATGTCCATCTGATTACCTTTCAGGTGGACATGTTTATTGTGAGGAGTCCTTTTTGAGGAGGACACATTGGGAATATTTAATTCTGTCTGGGAAGGGATAAGGGCTTCATTAAGTGACATTAGAGTTGGTTAAAGTATCAGTAGGACAGAGGGGAGAGAAGCCCTGGAAACATAATGCATATATAGATTTGGGGACCATCGAGCAGTGCCAGGGGACAGGGTCATTAATGAGGAAGGGGGCTCCTGTGCTGAGGGAGGTGGGCTGGGAAAGGAGGATGCTGGCAAGTTCTGTGCTATGCTCATCACTGACTCTCCAGACAGGAAGTCCACCAAGAGATCAGTAACTCTCTCCATCCATCATATTTTCAGTTGCACAAACATATGtgctcatatccacacatgaagGCACTAGACCTTTGAAGAGAGCTaccacctcccccacctcccccacaccccactcAGTTACCTGTGGGCTCTGGGAGCACCATGTTCTCCCAGTGTTCCAGGAATTCCCTAAGCCAATAACTGCAGTCTCCCATTGAGATCTTCCTGAAGTACTCTGCCAGTTCCTGGTTGTTCTCCCACGCCTCCTTGATCACTGTGGCTCCAGGATTGATGACTGTCCAGGTTATGCTCAtggtgtcaaggaggagggctgtcCGTCCATTGATGCTGAAGAGCAAGGATGCACCAGAGCATTGCTCGGCTTCACGCTGACAACACAGCCTGACCTGCAGGGAGGGAGGACCTGCGCCCCCCACACAGTGAATCTTTCTGGGCTGACCACAGTCCATCCTCCCCAgtcactcaagtgtgtctgcacaTCTAGAGGTCCGTAATCTTCTGACCGTGACCTCCCCCTCTTACCCATCAGGTCCAGCGGGTCTCTAAGGCTGGACCGTGTTAAGTCTTTTCACAGGAAGGGCCTCCCTGCATGcactctgcccccacccctctcttgctgtctccagctccccaccccctcccatatTACCCTTCATCTCCTTTTTGTCCAGTTTGATGACAGGCAGGATCTGAGCTCTCTTCCTGCTTCTCCCAGCGTTTGGTTCAATTCCATCCATGCTTTGGTGTCGTTTACCTCCTCCCCCAGGAAACCCAAAGGTCTGACCTTGTTGCTGTCACTGTCATAGTGGAGTAAAGGCTTTGTGTCCATGGAGGCCTGGACTTGACACCAGGGCTGTCCCGGTCTGGACTGTTTTATGACAGTGAGATCAAGGCACAGAAAGTGGGCATCTGTGAGAGAAAACCACAGCCATGTCTGGGAGATTCCCCTCCAGGGCCTGGTTGCAGAGGGAGGGGTCTCTATCCCAGACCCCCTCCTCTGCTGCATCCCCTCAGTCCTGCCTCACCTTTAACTGTCTGAGCTTTAGTTAAACACTTTGATGCCACAGTGGAATTTTTCCGTCCATATACTATTAGCAGGAAGATTTCTCTGATATAtggtggctcaagcagtaaagaatctgcctgcaatgcaggagacccgggttcgatccctggagatggaaatggggacccactccagtattcttacctggagaatggacagaggaacctggcagactacagtccggcgtagggtggcaaagaatcagacacacctACGTGACTAAGCAGGCACACGCCAGCTTGGGAGGTAGCAAAAACAGAAGACAGTGTCTGCTTTCTAGAGACTTAAAATCTATCTGAACAGACAAGACTTTCAACAGAATGGGAAGAAAGATGCCATAGGACACATGCCACATTCACGATGGGTCCCTAGGCATCAGGAAAGTTTTACTGGAGTAGGAGGTGGGACTTGCCAGGAGAGGGAAAGCTGCTCCAGGAGAACAGGCCCAGGCACCCTGCCTTGGGCGGGATCCTGGAAAGCAGGATGTCACCTCCTGGGCAGCCAGTCCAGCTAAACCACACTCTCACCATCTTAAAAGCAGGTGGACAGGCGCCAACCAGGGTggagccccttccctccccttttcTCTCGTCCCCCACTCCCCCAGCAGAGCCCCAGATCCAGAACACTCACTGCCCAGAGTCTTCCTGACTTCGGTCAGCAGCAGTATCAGCAGAAGATGACCTGTGGTGTGAGCCAATGACTTTCCTCCCTGCAGTTTTAGGAGCATGACCGGAAAACGTAGCCTGGGGTGTGTCTATACCTCTGCCTCCTGGCACCGCCCAAAGTCTTCAGCCCTAGACTGAGGAAGCCCTGCTGAAAAACGAGAAAGATAACACTTATGCCCAGGAAGTATTTCTCAAGTTTCAAAGGtatttactcattaaaaaaaaaaaaagtcatgacatTACAAAGGCAAACTCAGTTTGAATAGCTATCCTCCAGCCAAAAAAACCCTTTTCTGGTGTGAGCAAGAAAAGCCCACGTTTTGTTGGCTCTCCTGCTCACTCCACGAGCCACTTCCTCCTCTGATCTTTTTTGAACTCACTTCCTTCTCACTCCTGCTCCACCGCCGCTGCCGTCTCCTGCTCAGTTATCCCTTCTTTTCTCCTACATCCATTTTCCATCCTAACCTTTCTCTGTGATGATTACGATTCACtccatgttagtcactcagtcgtgtccgactctgcgaccccctggactgtagagcccgccaggctcctctgtccatgggattctccaggcaagaatactggagtggcttgtcattcccttctgttaATCAAACCAGCAGCGGCCGATCCGCCCTAGGTCTGTCATATCGGAGGAGGGTGTACAAGAGTCCAATCGTCCTGTTGGAGCCGAGCTCCAGAAGAGCCGTGAATTTATTACCGTTTGCTCATCGGCAAGTTGCAAAGTCCTCCTAGGGCCCCGGAGGAGCAAGCTCACCGCCAAACATGGACGGATTTTCCCGAGTCAAGCAGCAACGGTCCCCTCCCGCCTTTCCAGCCCCTCCCCTGCGCTAGGCGTCTCCCGCAGGATGTCAGCCGCGCAGGTGGCTCAACCCCGCGGTCTGCCGGGTGTTGGCTTCGGGGTGGCGGGAGAAGACAGAACATTTGAGGGGCCCGCCCTGGGTTCGTACTTACCGCCCACTCCTCCTCCGCACCGGCTCCTGCGATCGGCCGGGCGCGGTCCTCGCCTGCCTGGTCCAGCCAAGCTCGCTCTCGCGCAGGTTGAAACCGTACAGTTCGCAACCACAGAGAAGTTCCGAATCTCTCCTCGGGGTTTTCTGTTTGAATGGCTCTTTCGAATCTCGGCCAGACGCCCCGCGGCCCCGCCTCGGGGGCTCTCGGCCGGCGGCGTTCGGAGCGGCTTCGCTGGAGT is a genomic window of Muntiacus reevesi chromosome 3, mMunRee1.1, whole genome shotgun sequence containing:
- the LOC136162891 gene encoding retinoic acid early transcript 1E-like; amino-acid sequence: MLLKLQGGKSLAHTTGHLLLILLLTEVRKTLGNAHFLCLDLTVIKQSRPGQPWCQVQASMDTKPLLHYDSDSNKVRPLGFLGEEVNDTKAWMELNQTLGEAGRELRSCLSSNWTKRRCPPSLQVRLCCQREAEQCSGASLLFSINGRTALLLDTMSITWTVINPGATVIKEAWENNQELAEYFRKISMGDCSYWLREFLEHWENMVLPEPTEPLIMAPDISQSASIQLVTCIILLIITQLVLIASSS